From a region of the Burkholderia sp. PAMC 26561 genome:
- the katG gene encoding catalase/peroxidase HPI has translation MSTEAKCPINHAAGGGTTNRDWWPKQLRLDLLSQHSGKANPLGKDFDYAEAFKSLDLSAVKKDLAALMTDSQDWWPADFGHYGPLFIRMAWHSAGTYRIADGRGGAGRGQQRFAPLNSWPDNVSLDKARRLLWPIKQKYGQKISWADLLILTGNVALETMGFKTLGFAGGREDTWEPDQDVYWGNEKTWLGGDVRYGKGAAGNDKDGGVLVADEQKHGEEKSRTDNDRILENPLGAVQMGLIYVNPEGPDGNPDPLAAAHDIRETFARMAMNDEETVALIAGGHTFGKTHGAGPADNVGPEPEAAELENQGLGWKNKFGTGKGGDTITSGLEVTWTSTPTQWGNGFFENLFGHEWELTKSPAGANQWVAKGADATIPHAHDPSKKLAPTMLTTDLALRFDPEYEKISRNFLQNPDQLADAFAHAWFKLTHRDMGPRLRYLGPEVPGEELIWQDPIPAVDHTLIDEQDIASLKEKIAASGLSVSQLVSTAWASASTFRGSDKRGGANGARIRLAPQKDWAVNQPAELAKVLQILEGIQSGFNGAATGGKKVSIADLIVLGGSVGIEQAAKGAGREVSVPFTAGRMDASQEKTDVISVSALEPLADGFRNYEKAKFGVPAEALLIDRAQLLTLTAPEMTALIGGLRVLNVNAGKSKHGVFTDRPETLTNDFFRNLLSMDTEWKALAADRDVFEGRDRKSGEVKWTGSRIDLVFGAQAQLRALAEVYASEDGNEKFVHDFIGAWVKVMNLDRFDVVTAG, from the coding sequence ATGTCAACCGAAGCAAAGTGCCCAATCAACCACGCAGCCGGCGGCGGCACAACGAACCGCGACTGGTGGCCGAAGCAACTGCGGCTGGACTTGCTCAGCCAGCACTCGGGGAAAGCAAATCCTCTTGGTAAGGACTTCGATTACGCCGAGGCGTTCAAAAGCCTTGATCTATCCGCGGTGAAGAAGGATCTCGCCGCATTGATGACGGATTCGCAGGACTGGTGGCCGGCGGACTTCGGTCACTATGGCCCATTGTTCATTCGCATGGCGTGGCACAGCGCCGGTACTTATCGCATCGCCGACGGCCGGGGCGGAGCCGGGCGAGGCCAGCAGCGGTTCGCGCCGCTCAACAGTTGGCCCGACAACGTCAGCCTCGACAAGGCCCGGCGTCTGCTTTGGCCTATCAAGCAGAAGTACGGTCAGAAGATTTCCTGGGCAGACTTGTTGATCCTGACCGGCAACGTTGCGCTAGAAACCATGGGCTTCAAGACTCTCGGATTTGCGGGTGGCCGCGAGGACACATGGGAACCGGACCAGGATGTTTACTGGGGAAACGAAAAGACCTGGCTCGGCGGCGATGTCCGCTATGGCAAGGGCGCGGCCGGCAATGACAAGGACGGCGGCGTGCTCGTGGCAGACGAACAAAAGCACGGCGAGGAAAAGAGCCGTACCGACAACGACCGCATTCTCGAGAATCCACTCGGCGCAGTGCAAATGGGTTTGATTTACGTCAATCCTGAAGGGCCCGACGGCAATCCTGATCCACTTGCGGCCGCGCATGATATCCGTGAGACGTTTGCACGCATGGCGATGAACGACGAGGAAACCGTCGCGCTGATCGCCGGCGGGCACACGTTCGGCAAGACGCACGGCGCGGGTCCGGCCGACAATGTCGGTCCCGAACCCGAGGCTGCGGAACTCGAAAACCAGGGCCTTGGCTGGAAGAACAAGTTTGGCACCGGAAAGGGCGGCGACACGATCACGAGCGGGCTGGAGGTGACCTGGACCAGCACGCCTACCCAGTGGGGCAACGGGTTTTTCGAGAACCTGTTTGGTCATGAATGGGAGCTGACCAAGAGTCCCGCCGGCGCGAACCAATGGGTTGCGAAGGGCGCGGATGCGACGATTCCCCACGCGCATGATCCGTCGAAGAAGTTGGCGCCCACTATGCTCACTACCGACCTGGCGCTGCGCTTCGACCCGGAATACGAAAAGATTTCGCGCAATTTCCTGCAAAATCCCGACCAGCTTGCCGATGCCTTCGCGCACGCGTGGTTTAAATTGACGCACCGCGACATGGGTCCGCGGCTCCGGTACCTCGGGCCGGAAGTCCCTGGCGAAGAGCTGATCTGGCAAGACCCAATCCCAGCAGTCGATCACACTTTGATCGACGAGCAGGACATTGCTTCTCTAAAGGAAAAAATCGCGGCATCGGGGCTTTCCGTGTCGCAGCTTGTCTCGACTGCGTGGGCATCGGCGTCGACATTTCGTGGCTCGGACAAGCGCGGCGGTGCGAATGGCGCGCGCATCCGGCTGGCTCCGCAGAAGGACTGGGCGGTCAATCAGCCCGCTGAACTGGCAAAGGTCCTGCAGATTCTCGAAGGCATTCAGAGCGGCTTCAACGGTGCGGCCACTGGCGGCAAGAAGGTGTCGATAGCGGACCTGATCGTGCTGGGCGGCAGTGTGGGCATCGAACAGGCGGCGAAGGGCGCGGGACGCGAGGTCAGCGTGCCTTTTACAGCAGGTCGTATGGACGCTTCGCAAGAGAAGACCGATGTGATCTCGGTATCGGCTTTGGAACCGCTAGCCGATGGTTTTCGCAACTACGAGAAAGCGAAGTTCGGTGTTCCGGCCGAAGCGCTGTTGATCGACCGTGCACAGTTGCTCACGCTGACAGCACCTGAAATGACTGCGCTGATTGGCGGCTTGCGCGTTTTGAACGTGAATGCTGGCAAGAGCAAGCATGGCGTGTTCACTGATCGTCCGGAAACGCTCACCAATGACTTCTTTCGCAACTTGCTCAGCATGGATACGGAATGGAAGGCGCTAGCAGCAGATCGTGATGTGTTCGAAGGACGAGATCGCAAGAGCGGCGAGGTGAAGTGGACGGGCAGCCGCATCGATCTGGTGTTTGGCGCGCAAGCTCAACTGCGAGCGCTGGCCGAAGTGTATGCAAGCGAAGATGGGAACGAGAAGTTCGTTCACGATTTCATCGGTGCATGGGTCAAGGTGATGAACCTGGACCGATTCGATGTTGTTACTGCCGGTTGA
- a CDS encoding cupin domain-containing protein codes for MKVQQIKQSVNAKGLEDWGTAGLPGTAPIQVSGLQTVIKGSEAIDTGIFECSAGTYRRSVKQAEVMHFLAGRGRFTADGEDTIHFASGDTLFFEANTEGLWEVEEAMRKVYVIF; via the coding sequence GTGAAGGTCCAGCAGATCAAACAAAGCGTCAATGCCAAAGGCCTCGAAGACTGGGGAACTGCAGGTTTGCCGGGCACCGCGCCCATACAGGTTTCCGGTTTGCAGACGGTAATCAAAGGCAGTGAAGCCATCGACACCGGCATTTTCGAATGTTCGGCGGGCACCTACAGGCGCTCGGTCAAGCAAGCGGAGGTCATGCACTTTCTCGCCGGCCGCGGACGTTTCACGGCAGACGGCGAAGACACCATCCACTTTGCCAGCGGCGATACGCTGTTCTTCGAAGCCAACACAGAGGGTCTGTGGGAAGTCGAAGAAGCGATGCGCAAGGTGTACGTTATTTTTTGA
- a CDS encoding succinylglutamate desuccinylase/aspartoacylase domain-containing protein, which translates to MSAAANYPIEVTFPVLSPHEASACGVPYVHTFDSGMAGPHVMINALTHGNEVCGAIVVDALLRARLRPRRGRLTLAFANIAAYERFDPETPDAARFVDQDFNRVWTEAVLDNTARTSSELARAREMRPVIDTVDLLLDLHSMHEKSRPLIVSGPLEKGIELALAIGTPATVIVDEGHPQGRRMRDYGEFGDAGSAKNALLIECGQHWEASAVTVARDTTARFLQHSGVVDESDLPEGWLQPSPSEMNVVRVTQPVVADSMDFRFADAYTGLEVFPKAGSVIAWSNGQPVLTPYDDCVLVMPSLRQLLPGVTVVRLGKIERTVSPV; encoded by the coding sequence ATGAGCGCCGCCGCCAACTATCCAATCGAAGTCACGTTCCCCGTTCTCTCGCCGCACGAGGCGTCGGCTTGCGGCGTGCCGTATGTGCATACGTTCGATTCCGGCATGGCCGGGCCGCACGTGATGATCAACGCGCTGACGCACGGCAATGAAGTCTGCGGCGCGATCGTGGTGGATGCGTTGCTGCGCGCCAGGCTGCGCCCGCGTCGCGGCCGCCTGACGCTTGCTTTTGCGAACATCGCGGCCTACGAACGCTTTGATCCGGAAACGCCCGACGCCGCCCGTTTTGTCGACCAGGACTTCAATCGCGTCTGGACGGAGGCCGTGCTCGACAATACTGCGCGCACGTCGAGCGAACTCGCACGCGCCCGCGAAATGCGCCCGGTCATCGACACTGTCGATTTGCTGCTCGACTTGCATTCAATGCACGAGAAGAGCCGGCCGCTGATCGTTTCGGGGCCGCTGGAAAAAGGCATCGAACTTGCGCTTGCAATCGGGACGCCGGCCACCGTGATCGTGGATGAAGGTCATCCCCAGGGCCGCAGGATGCGTGACTATGGCGAATTCGGCGACGCCGGCAGCGCGAAGAACGCATTGTTGATTGAATGCGGTCAGCACTGGGAAGCGAGCGCGGTAACGGTCGCCCGCGATACCACCGCGCGTTTTCTGCAGCACTCAGGTGTGGTCGACGAAAGTGACCTTCCAGAGGGCTGGCTCCAGCCGTCGCCGAGCGAGATGAATGTGGTTCGCGTGACGCAGCCCGTCGTCGCCGATAGCATGGATTTTCGCTTTGCGGATGCGTACACCGGGCTCGAAGTGTTTCCGAAGGCAGGCAGCGTGATTGCGTGGTCCAACGGACAACCCGTCCTTACGCCGTACGATGATTGCGTGCTTGTCATGCCGTCGCTCAGGCAATTGCTTCCGGGTGTGACCGTGGTGCGGCTCGGCAAGATCGAGCGAACCGTCAGTCCGGTTTGA
- a CDS encoding NAD-dependent succinate-semialdehyde dehydrogenase → MNRQYELKELIQSDNFIDGKWLEAADHARFSVSNPATGESIAQVADSGPADARAATDAAARALPAWRDRLPKERSVILHKWAALIMANQDSLGALISLEQGKPLAEGKGEVAYGASYVSWFADEATRIYGDIIPQQQRGKRMTAIREPIGVVAAITPWNFPLAMIARKIAPALAAGCTVVAKPAEDTPLTASALVLLAHEAGVPAGALNLITASREHAIAAVADWLEDPRVRKITFTGSTPVGKYLARESAGTLKKLSLELGGNAPFIVFDDADLEAAVDGMLVSKFRNGGQTCVCPNRVYVQAGVYERFGEMLSRRVAALKVAPATDAAAQIGPMINARALDKIARHVDDAVEHGARVLAGGRQLAELGPNYYAPTVLADANHDMLLCREETFGPVVAMFKFETEEEAILAANDTPFGLASYFYSESPKRIDRVSRALETGIVGVNEGALASEAAPFGGVKESGYGREGSKYGLDDYLSIKYICQGNLA, encoded by the coding sequence ATGAACCGCCAATACGAACTGAAAGAATTGATCCAGTCAGATAACTTTATCGATGGCAAATGGCTCGAGGCCGCCGATCACGCCCGCTTCAGCGTCTCGAACCCGGCTACAGGCGAATCCATTGCACAAGTCGCCGACAGCGGTCCCGCCGACGCGCGCGCCGCAACCGATGCCGCCGCACGGGCGCTGCCCGCTTGGCGCGACCGGCTGCCGAAGGAACGTTCAGTGATCCTCCACAAATGGGCCGCTTTGATCATGGCGAACCAGGATTCGCTTGGCGCTTTGATCTCGCTTGAACAGGGCAAGCCGCTCGCCGAAGGCAAAGGCGAAGTCGCTTATGGCGCGTCTTATGTGAGCTGGTTCGCCGACGAAGCCACGCGCATCTACGGCGACATCATTCCGCAGCAGCAACGCGGCAAGCGCATGACGGCGATCCGCGAACCCATTGGCGTGGTCGCCGCCATCACACCATGGAATTTCCCGCTTGCAATGATCGCGCGCAAGATTGCGCCGGCACTCGCGGCCGGTTGCACCGTCGTCGCAAAACCCGCCGAAGATACACCGCTGACGGCCTCGGCACTGGTACTGCTTGCGCACGAAGCCGGCGTGCCCGCGGGCGCGCTGAACCTGATCACGGCATCGCGCGAACATGCGATCGCCGCCGTCGCGGACTGGCTGGAAGACCCGCGCGTGCGCAAGATCACCTTCACGGGCTCGACACCGGTCGGCAAATATCTGGCGCGCGAATCCGCCGGCACGCTCAAGAAACTGTCGCTGGAACTTGGCGGCAACGCGCCGTTCATCGTCTTCGATGACGCCGACCTCGAGGCAGCCGTCGACGGCATGCTGGTATCGAAATTTCGCAACGGCGGCCAGACCTGCGTATGCCCGAACCGCGTCTACGTGCAAGCCGGCGTGTATGAACGATTCGGCGAGATGCTGAGCCGTCGCGTCGCCGCGCTCAAGGTTGCGCCCGCGACCGACGCGGCCGCCCAGATCGGCCCGATGATCAACGCGCGCGCGCTCGACAAGATCGCACGTCACGTGGATGACGCCGTCGAGCACGGCGCCCGCGTGCTTGCGGGCGGCAGACAGTTGGCGGAGCTCGGTCCGAATTACTACGCCCCCACCGTACTCGCCGACGCCAACCACGACATGCTCTTGTGCCGTGAAGAAACCTTCGGACCGGTCGTCGCCATGTTCAAGTTCGAGACCGAGGAAGAAGCGATTCTTGCCGCCAACGATACCCCCTTCGGGCTCGCATCGTATTTCTATAGCGAAAGCCCGAAGCGTATCGACCGCGTTTCGCGCGCGCTCGAAACCGGCATTGTCGGTGTGAACGAAGGCGCGTTGGCGAGCGAAGCCGCGCCGTTCGGCGGCGTCAAGGAATCGGGCTATGGCCGCGAAGGATCCAAATATGGTCTCGACGATTATTTGTCGATCAAGTACATCTGCCAGGGGAATCTTGCATGA
- a CDS encoding Lrp/AsnC family transcriptional regulator, whose product MSSDCKLDRIDLRILSQLQKKGRITNVELADAVGLSSSPCLIRVKRLEKAGYIVGYGAQIQLEKLGDVQIVFTEVTLADHRREDFIKFVDAIRDVDEIVECHLASGGYDYLLKFVTRSVSHYQSIIEGLLERNIGIEKYFSFVIIKSPFVKTHYPLESLFSQNHD is encoded by the coding sequence ATGAGCAGCGACTGCAAACTCGACCGCATAGACTTGCGCATTCTTTCGCAGTTGCAAAAGAAAGGTCGCATAACGAACGTCGAGCTTGCGGACGCTGTGGGGCTTTCGTCCAGCCCCTGCCTCATCCGGGTGAAGAGGCTGGAAAAAGCGGGGTATATCGTCGGTTACGGCGCGCAGATCCAGCTCGAAAAGCTCGGCGACGTGCAGATCGTGTTCACCGAAGTGACGCTGGCGGATCATCGCCGGGAAGACTTCATCAAGTTCGTGGACGCCATTCGCGACGTGGATGAAATCGTGGAATGTCATCTTGCAAGCGGCGGCTACGATTACCTGCTCAAGTTCGTCACCCGCAGCGTCAGCCACTATCAAAGCATCATCGAAGGTTTGCTCGAACGCAACATTGGTATCGAGAAATACTTCAGCTTCGTGATCATCAAATCGCCGTTCGTCAAAACTCATTACCCGCTCGAATCCCTGTTTTCGCAGAACCACGACTGA
- a CDS encoding aspartate aminotransferase family protein: MSIKSLIEADRKHLIHPVINYRAHEARGVTVLESAKGAYLRDADGNELLDCFSGLWCVNVGYGQESIVKVATEQMSRLPYATSYFHFGSAPAIELAQKLVEMSPESLQHVYFTLGGSDAVDSAIRFITHYFNATGRPAKKHIIALHRGYHGSSSVGAGLTALPAFHRNFDLPLPTQHHLPSPYAYRNDFPDDAALIAASVAALEAKVAEIGADNVAAFFCEPIQGSGGVIVPPAGWLKAMREACRKLDILFVADEVITGFGRTGPLFACQAEDVQPDLMTVAKGLTSGYAPMGAVLMSDAVYQGIADGDASAIVGHGHTYSAHPVSAAIGLEVLRLYHEGGVLANGVAHGPRFAAGLDALLDHPLVGDSRHRGLLGALELVSDKTTRQGFDASLKLSERIAAAAYKNRLVFRAFGDNILGFAPALSFTDSDFDQMFERLAKTLDDVLNEADVRAALKTQPAVTA; encoded by the coding sequence ATGTCGATCAAATCGCTCATTGAAGCCGACCGCAAGCATCTGATTCATCCGGTCATCAACTACCGCGCACACGAAGCCCGCGGCGTCACCGTGCTCGAGTCCGCAAAGGGCGCCTATCTGCGCGATGCCGACGGCAACGAACTGCTCGACTGCTTCTCCGGCCTCTGGTGCGTGAACGTAGGCTACGGACAGGAAAGTATCGTCAAGGTGGCGACCGAACAGATGAGCCGCCTGCCCTACGCCACGAGCTACTTTCACTTCGGCTCGGCCCCTGCGATCGAACTGGCGCAGAAGCTGGTCGAAATGTCGCCGGAATCCCTGCAGCATGTGTATTTCACGCTCGGCGGCTCGGATGCAGTCGATTCCGCAATCCGTTTCATCACACATTACTTCAACGCAACCGGCAGGCCGGCCAAGAAGCACATCATTGCACTGCATCGCGGGTACCACGGGTCGTCTTCTGTCGGCGCGGGCCTGACGGCGTTGCCCGCGTTTCATCGCAACTTCGACCTGCCCCTGCCGACCCAGCATCATCTTCCTTCGCCCTATGCGTACCGCAACGATTTCCCCGATGACGCCGCGCTGATCGCCGCATCCGTCGCCGCGCTCGAAGCCAAGGTTGCCGAGATCGGCGCCGACAACGTAGCGGCGTTTTTCTGCGAGCCGATCCAGGGATCGGGCGGCGTGATCGTGCCGCCGGCCGGCTGGCTCAAAGCCATGCGCGAAGCGTGCCGCAAGCTCGATATCCTCTTTGTCGCCGATGAAGTCATCACCGGTTTCGGCCGCACCGGCCCGCTGTTCGCGTGCCAGGCCGAGGACGTGCAACCGGACCTGATGACCGTTGCAAAGGGCCTGACCTCGGGCTATGCGCCAATGGGCGCCGTGCTGATGTCCGACGCCGTCTATCAGGGAATCGCCGACGGCGACGCGAGCGCGATCGTCGGGCATGGACACACGTATTCAGCGCATCCGGTGAGCGCGGCGATCGGTCTGGAAGTGCTGCGCCTGTATCACGAAGGCGGCGTGCTCGCAAACGGCGTGGCGCACGGTCCGCGTTTCGCGGCGGGCCTCGACGCGCTGCTCGATCATCCGCTCGTGGGCGACTCGCGCCATCGCGGGTTGCTTGGCGCGCTGGAACTCGTCTCCGATAAAACCACGCGACAAGGTTTCGATGCATCGCTGAAACTTTCGGAACGGATTGCTGCCGCGGCATACAAAAACCGGCTTGTCTTCCGCGCTTTCGGCGACAACATTCTCGGCTTTGCGCCCGCATTGAGCTTCACTGACAGCGATTTCGACCAGATGTTCGAGCGCCTTGCAAAGACACTCGACGACGTGCTCAACGAAGCCGATGTGCGCGCCGCATTAAAGACGCAACCAGCGGTCACAGCCTGA
- a CDS encoding 2-hydroxyacid dehydrogenase: MAFLYKADPVRGAQWGALFAQQAPDIAFHLWPDVGDPAAIRYLAAWQPPDNPLEALPNLEVIFSVGAGVDQFDLSRVPEHIPVVRMIEPGIAQGMVEYVTQAVLTIHRDVADYAAQQARQEWKARHVRPASSRRIGVLGLGMLGTAVLQRLRLFGFDCAGWSRSGGQIEGVQCHAGAAALDAFLARTDILVCLLPLTQETQGMLDAALFNKLPRGASLIQTGRGPHLNQEDLLAALESGQLDTAILDVTDPEPLPAGHALWTHPRVRITPHIASATRPEGAVETVLENLRRHERGLPLIGQVDRSRGY, from the coding sequence ATGGCCTTCCTCTACAAAGCCGATCCCGTTCGGGGCGCCCAGTGGGGCGCGCTCTTCGCGCAGCAAGCGCCGGACATTGCGTTTCATCTGTGGCCCGATGTCGGCGATCCGGCGGCGATCAGATACCTGGCCGCGTGGCAGCCGCCCGACAATCCGCTGGAAGCCCTGCCCAACCTCGAGGTCATCTTCTCGGTGGGCGCGGGCGTCGATCAGTTCGACCTCTCGCGCGTGCCTGAGCATATTCCCGTGGTGCGCATGATCGAGCCGGGCATCGCGCAAGGCATGGTCGAATATGTCACCCAAGCCGTGCTGACGATTCATCGCGACGTTGCCGATTACGCCGCGCAGCAGGCCCGGCAGGAATGGAAGGCACGGCACGTCCGGCCGGCATCGTCGAGGCGAATCGGTGTCCTGGGTCTTGGCATGCTGGGGACAGCCGTTCTCCAGCGGCTGCGGCTGTTCGGCTTCGATTGCGCGGGCTGGAGCCGATCCGGCGGACAGATCGAGGGCGTGCAATGTCATGCAGGCGCCGCCGCACTCGATGCATTCCTTGCCCGCACGGATATCCTCGTCTGCCTGCTGCCGCTCACGCAGGAAACCCAGGGCATGCTCGACGCAGCACTTTTCAACAAGCTGCCGCGAGGGGCATCGCTGATCCAAACCGGCCGCGGCCCACACCTGAACCAGGAAGATCTGCTCGCCGCACTAGAGAGCGGCCAGCTCGACACCGCGATCCTCGATGTGACCGACCCCGAGCCGCTTCCCGCCGGTCATGCGCTATGGACGCACCCGCGCGTGCGGATCACGCCGCACATTGCCAGCGCGACGCGTCCCGAAGGCGCGGTCGAGACCGTCCTGGAGAATCTGCGGCGCCACGAACGAGGCCTGCCGCTGATCGGGCAGGTCGATCGCAGCCGGGGTTATTGA
- a CDS encoding GNAT family N-acetyltransferase: protein MSDQVAYRPFTDEDIAAAHALTVELKWPHRAEDWQFVAQAGAGFVAIEAGEVVGTALYWTYGDDRASLGMVIVSPARQGLGIGRKLMESVLEALEGRVTFLHATLAGQPLYEKLGFRAVGTLDQHQGTAFQPPLMALPSGERLRPLGTNDTARLIDLASRACGLDRTQTLPALLANADGIGLDRDGELIGFSLFRRFGRGFAIGPVVAPGSDPVRAKALISHWLSLNEGVFIRIDTPAECGLTEWLDGLGLPRVDSVMKMVLNAPAATGRDNPDDDCRQFAIINQAML from the coding sequence GTGTCCGACCAAGTTGCATATAGACCCTTCACAGACGAAGATATTGCCGCCGCGCATGCCCTCACGGTCGAGCTGAAATGGCCGCATCGCGCGGAAGACTGGCAGTTCGTGGCGCAGGCCGGCGCCGGGTTCGTTGCCATTGAAGCCGGAGAGGTCGTGGGCACGGCGTTGTACTGGACATATGGCGACGACCGGGCATCGCTTGGCATGGTGATCGTGTCGCCGGCGCGGCAAGGTCTCGGGATCGGGCGCAAGCTCATGGAAAGCGTGCTCGAAGCACTCGAAGGCCGCGTGACGTTTTTGCACGCCACGCTCGCCGGCCAGCCGCTTTACGAGAAACTTGGCTTTCGCGCGGTCGGGACGCTCGACCAGCATCAGGGAACGGCGTTCCAGCCGCCGCTGATGGCGTTGCCGTCGGGGGAAAGGCTGCGGCCGCTGGGTACGAACGATACCGCCCGTCTCATAGATCTGGCGTCCCGCGCATGCGGGCTCGACCGCACGCAGACATTGCCGGCGCTGCTCGCAAACGCCGACGGCATCGGTCTCGACCGCGACGGCGAACTGATCGGCTTCTCGCTATTTCGCCGGTTCGGACGCGGTTTCGCTATCGGCCCGGTGGTCGCGCCCGGTTCCGATCCCGTGCGCGCGAAGGCATTGATCAGCCATTGGCTGTCGTTGAACGAGGGCGTGTTCATTCGTATCGATACACCCGCGGAATGTGGCCTGACCGAATGGCTCGACGGCCTCGGACTGCCCCGCGTGGATAGCGTGATGAAAATGGTGCTGAACGCACCCGCCGCGACCGGTCGCGACAACCCGGACGACGATTGCCGCCAGTTCGCGATCATCAATCAGGCAATGCTGTAA
- a CDS encoding aldehyde dehydrogenase family protein — MDQFDPARVAVRTGHFIGGDYVDEGERRIDVARPSDGVMYASVPVADAAMIDRAVEDAWRAFKASGWASMAPRERAKILRRFADLVAADVETLAPLESLGSTRPIRDASNWDVPFTAEGIRFYAEFADKLGGDVTATDHDHLGMTIAEPYGVIGAIAPWNFPLVMASWKIAPALAAGNAVVLKPSEMTPFSVLRLAELAVLAGVPKGIFNVVQGDGRTTGDALVRHPKISKVTFTGSTRTGAAIMAACAESGTKPVTLELGGKSPQIVFADAPRLDDVARRIAGAISGNAGQVCVAGSRLLVERALAEPLAERIQKVFSELKAGHTWSAGTTLAPIISEPQTARIESIVGRTVAAGATLQCGGTREGASYRPTLLTDVTSSSEAVREEIFGPVLTLQTFDTEAEALELAQHPEYGLAAGVHTADLGRALRFVRGLEAGTVWVNRYGRSADFMIPTGGYKRSGIGKDLGRQAYEANLRFKSVLIDLRQ; from the coding sequence ATGGACCAGTTCGATCCCGCCCGCGTTGCCGTGCGCACCGGGCATTTCATAGGCGGCGACTATGTGGACGAAGGCGAGCGCCGGATCGACGTCGCACGGCCCTCGGACGGCGTGATGTATGCATCGGTGCCGGTGGCCGATGCAGCCATGATCGACCGTGCCGTGGAAGACGCATGGCGTGCTTTCAAGGCGAGTGGCTGGGCCAGCATGGCGCCGCGCGAGCGGGCGAAGATCCTGCGCCGCTTCGCCGACCTGGTCGCAGCGGACGTGGAAACGCTCGCGCCACTCGAATCCCTCGGCTCGACCCGCCCGATCCGCGACGCCAGCAACTGGGACGTCCCGTTCACCGCAGAGGGCATCCGGTTCTACGCGGAATTCGCCGACAAGCTCGGCGGCGATGTGACGGCGACAGATCACGATCATCTCGGCATGACAATCGCCGAACCGTACGGCGTGATCGGCGCCATTGCGCCGTGGAATTTTCCGCTCGTGATGGCGTCGTGGAAGATCGCGCCGGCGCTCGCGGCGGGCAACGCGGTCGTGCTGAAACCCTCGGAGATGACGCCGTTCTCGGTGCTTCGCCTGGCCGAGCTGGCTGTGCTGGCGGGCGTTCCGAAGGGAATTTTCAATGTGGTCCAGGGCGACGGCCGCACGACCGGGGACGCGCTCGTGCGGCACCCGAAGATATCGAAGGTCACGTTCACGGGTTCCACGCGGACCGGGGCAGCGATCATGGCCGCGTGCGCCGAGTCGGGCACCAAGCCCGTGACGCTGGAACTCGGCGGCAAGAGCCCGCAGATCGTGTTTGCCGATGCCCCCCGTCTCGACGATGTAGCGCGCCGGATTGCGGGTGCGATCTCGGGCAATGCGGGGCAGGTCTGCGTTGCGGGCTCGCGCCTGCTGGTCGAGCGCGCGCTTGCCGAACCGCTTGCCGAGCGGATTCAGAAAGTTTTCTCCGAGCTGAAGGCGGGTCACACCTGGAGCGCCGGCACGACGCTCGCGCCGATCATCTCGGAACCGCAGACGGCGCGCATCGAATCGATTGTCGGACGCACGGTTGCTGCGGGCGCCACGCTGCAATGCGGCGGGACACGCGAAGGCGCGTCTTATCGGCCAACCTTGCTTACGGATGTCACGTCGTCGTCGGAAGCCGTGCGCGAGGAAATCTTCGGTCCGGTGCTGACGCTGCAGACATTCGACACGGAAGCCGAAGCGCTGGAACTTGCGCAGCACCCCGAATATGGTCTCGCCGCCGGCGTGCACACGGCGGACCTTGGCCGTGCGCTGCGCTTCGTGCGAGGTCTGGAAGCGGGCACGGTGTGGGTGAACCGTTATGGCCGGAGCGCGGATTTCATGATCCCGACCGGCGGCTACAAGCGCTCGGGGATCGGCAAGGATCTCGGACGCCAGGCTTACGAAGCCAATCTGCGCTTCAAGAGCGTGCTGATCGATCTGCGCCAGTAA